The Andrena cerasifolii isolate SP2316 chromosome 14, iyAndCera1_principal, whole genome shotgun sequence genome contains the following window.
CGTTACCAGCCTCCGGGCAGCTGCGAGCAATATGTCCAGTCTTGTTGCAGTTGTAACAGCTCATCTCGGGCCCCTATCGAGAACAGTCTACATTACGCTACGGCGCGACACCTCGTCGTTAATGTATTCCAAGGGACTCTTCGCAATGTATCAAACCACAGGGCTACGGGAGCCTGTTGTGCTAGGATTCATTGAATTACTGGAGGCAGAAATAATGATAAGCATTAGATTTACAATAACCTGTTGGCAGTCTTTCGCAATATGCCCGACTCCGTTGCAGCGGTAGCAAAGATCTTGATCCTCCTTGCACTCACGCGCAAAGTGTCCAAATTGGTTACACTTGTAGCATTTGTCGCGACCGCGTCCAAAGGCACCATCTCGGTCGCGACCACGGTCGCCTCTACCGCCGCCTCCGCCACCTTGTGGACACTCCCGTGCGTAGTGGCCCATTCGGTTACATTTATAGCAAACGCTCGAACTCATTTTTTATGAATCTACAACAGTCAAACAACTTTCTATACTCGCTTTCTAATAAACATACACGCATATGTTCGCTTCCGAATGCTCATGCTACGATTGATACGTATATGGCTCGACCCGAATCCACTGGAGTTGTAACTTCAAGAGGATGAAACCTGAGGCTCGGGATAGAATTTAAatatcgacgaaaaatcaaaagaattgattaaaaatttgttggcaATGACTGAAATATTGCAGAATATTAAGACGTATATTATACTAATATACATTAAAACAGAcctaaaaatgcaaaaattcgTCTAAGTTCGAGATTAGTTGGAATATTTATTGATGAGGGGTACAGAAAATCAtgatgcaaaaatatatatcgttACGCGATATTTGCTCCGAAAAGAGTTACTTAAAATAAAGCGAAAAAAAGCGAGGCATGAAAAACAAGATACAAGTATTGCGGAGGCACGGAATTGATAAAATCCGCGAAAGATCCACGTTTTTTTCGCCCCCGGGAGCCATAAAAGCGGTCGCGCATAACTGGGAGGATATTTGGAGGAGTTTTAGAGTTATTTTAAATAACAGTATAAGATGGCATCGTGCATCCGTCCATACTAAAGGAGGTACGTAGAATACACGTGTCGTGTGGAGCGACGCGGCGCACAAGGGCATTTTTTCCCGGTCCCGGGGGGATTTTCGTGGCGCGGGCGAATTTTCGCGAAGGAATATACGTATCGGACGCGCTCGATGATTTACATGTATGAAAATCTTCAGAAATCGCCGTCCATCGTACAACGTGGCTCTATCGCCCCCACTTTGCAGTGGTGGTACGCAAGTACGCCACGGCGCGAAGATGGCATCCAAGACTGACGCCGTACTGCGCTTTTTTTGCCTCGGAACGAAAAGATCGGCCGAGGGCGAGGTGTGCACGCACGGCCTAATGAAACCGCCGCGGGCACGCCGGATGGCCACGAATATCCCCCGCGGGGCAGGAAGATGGGGTCGGGATAGCCCGTTTGCCGTGCAGCAAGAAAATCGAATCAGCGAAGTCGAGGACCACGTGTGAAATCGCACAGAAAGAACCCCGCGGGGCACAGAATCGCGGCGGCGTACAGCACCGTTTCTTTATTAGCGGCGCGGTGACTTACCTCCGGTGCTCGATGTATCACGCACGATAAATCCTCCTTCCGTTAGGCTTCGCCGACGCGTCGGGGACAATGGGTCCGCGGGAAGTAGTGTTTTCCCAGGAAAACTCGAACCGATACTCAGCCGGATGACTGCGGCGACCATCGACTACGAGAGGAAAGACCGGCCAATCCTAGCTACGTTGCCCGCCAAACTCCCGTTGCAACTGTGGGCGACTGTGGCGACCACACTGATGCCTCCGGTGCTCGCCGCCAGAGGGCTGCGAATAGAAGCCGGGTTTGCGAGCCTTTCGATGCCTCCGAATCTATTTAAATCTGCAATTCTGTATCTTGTGCAGAGTATATTCGTGTCTGATACGGAGTCTATTAAATAAGCTCTATTAATAAATGCAattgataaattttttcaatataacaCGCTCCTTTTAGTTCCTTGCCCCGACTTAACTTCAGTCGCGACACAATAACGAACACTACATCCCCTAGGAACAA
Protein-coding sequences here:
- the Cnbp gene encoding CCHC-type zinc finger nucleic acid binding protein isoform X1 — translated: MSSSVCYKCNRMGHYARECPQGGGGGGRGDRGRDRDGAFGRGRDKCYKCNQFGHFARECKEDQDLCYRCNGVGHIAKDCQQVIGPEMSCYNCNKTGHIARSCPEAGNDSGRFAMQSCYNCNKTGHIARNCTEAGGKTCYICGKTGHISRECDQDDRK
- the Cnbp gene encoding CCHC-type zinc finger nucleic acid binding protein isoform X2, whose protein sequence is MSSSVCYKCNRMGHYARECPQGGGGGGRGDRGRDRDGAFGRGRDKCYKCNQFGHFARECKEDQDLCYRCNGVGHIAKDCQQGPEMSCYNCNKTGHIARSCPEAGNDSGRFAMQSCYNCNKTGHIARNCTEAGGKTCYICGKTGHISRECDQDDRK